The genomic region ATGCGGTGCGCGCCCGCCCGATCCGCCATGTCATGATCAATACCAACGGCCTCAGGATCGCGCGCGAGCCCGACTTCGTGGCGAAGCTCGCCGAGAACAGGCGCGGGCTGGAGGTCTATCTGCAGTTCGATTCGCTGCAGCGCGAGGCGCTGGTCAATCTGCGCGGCGCGGATTTGCGAAAAATCCGCCAACAGGCGCTGGAGAATCTCGAGCGCCACGGCGTCTCGACCACGCTGGTCGCGACCATCAAGCGCGGCGCCAACGACGGCGAGATCGGCGACATCGTCCGTCACGCGCTGACCTGGAAGTGCGTCCGCGGCGTCACGCTGCAGCCGGTGCAGGATGCCGGCCGCAACGAGCATTTCGACAAGGACACCGACCGTATCATGCTGTCGGAGATCCGCCGGCGCGTGATCGAGACCGGGGTGTTCGGCGCTGACGACATGATCCCATTGCCCTGCAATCCCGAGAGCATCTCGATCGGCTACGGCCTGCGCAACGGCGACAAGGTGCTGCCGCTGACCTCGCTGATCCCGCAGGAGCAGCTCATCGCCGTGATGCCCAACACCATCAGCCCGGAGAAATATCCGGTGTTGCGGGAGAAGTTTGTCGACCTGTTCTCGCTGTCGTCGGGGCCGCTGAACACCTCGGAGCGGGTCTGCGAATTGCTGTGCTGCCTGCCGAGCTTCGAGGTGCCGGAGGGCCTGACCTACGAGAACGTGTTCCGCGTCACCATCGTGCAGTTTCTCGACCGCTTCAATTTCTGCGTCGGCAACGTCAAGCGAAGCTGCATCCACTTCGTCACCGAGAGCGGCGCGATCATCCCGTTCGACACCTACAATCTGTTCTACCGTGACGGAAAGATCGACGGCATCCGCGCCGCGATGGCCGGCCAAACCTACCGTGAAGCCCGGCAAAGCGAGGAGGTGCGGCGATGAGCGAGACCAATCCACCGCCCATCCCGCCTGCACCACCGGAGCCACCCTACAAATACATCCCGCCGCCACCGTCACCACGCAGCGGCTGCGCCACCGCGTTCATGGTGCTGTTCGGGCTGGTCCTGCTGCTGCCCGGGCTCTGCGCCCTCCTGTTCGGGTTCGGCGTCCTGAGCGAATCGAAAACCGATCCCTCCATTCTCTTCCTGATCCTGCTCGGGCTCGCGGTCTGCTTTGCCGGCGTGATGCTGATCCGCGCCGCGATCAAGGGACGCTAGTCCGGGGCATCGTGAGCAGTTTTCAGCAAAACCCGGAACAGAGACAGCGCAGCGGTTGCGCCACCGCGATCATGCTGGTCGTCGGGGTGATCCTGCTGATCCCGGGGGTCCTGTGCGCCATTCTCAACGCCAGGATGGGCGCCGGGGCCGGCGGCGACCCCATCACCATGTTCGTGATGATGGTGGCGCTGGGCGGGCTTGGCCTGATCGTGTTCGCGATTACCCGGAAGTAAGACCTGAAAGCCCCTCAAAACCCGCCTTTGGAACAAAAATCAGCCCTCCAAACAGCCAATAAATCATTGTTTTTTGGCGTTTTCTGACTATATTGCGCCGCAACGCGCAAGGTGCCCGGTCCTCTGACCGGGCTTCCTTTTTGGGGTGATGCGTCCCCGTCAAATTTCTTGGGTATGAGCGTGATCCGGGCCCGAATGGGCCACGCGAGCGAGCGGCCGGCCAAACTGGTCCGGCGAGATCGCGCATCTGACCATTGCACGACCAGAAGAAGAGCCATGAACCTTCGCAACGTCGCCATCATCGCCCACGTCGACCACGGCAAGACCACCCTCGTCGACCGCCTGCTGCAGCAATCCGGCACCTTCCGCGAGAACCAGAAGGTCACCGAGCGCGCCATGGACTCCAACGACCTGGAGCGCGAGCGCGGCATCACCATCCTGGCCAAGGCCGCCTCGGTGCAGTGGAAGGACATCCGCGTCAACATCGTCGACACTCCCGGCCACGCCGACTTCGGCGGTGAGGTCGAGCGTATCCTCAACATGGTGGACGGCGCGCTGGTGCTGGTCGACGCCGCCGAGGGCCCGTTGCCGCAGACCAAGTTCGTGGTGTCGAAGGCGCTCAAGATCGGGCTGAAGCCGATCGTCGTGATCAACAAGGTCGACCGTCCCGACGCACGCCCGACCGAAGTCATCAACGAGGTGTTCGACCTGTTCGCCGCGCTCGACGCCAGCGAGGAGCAGCTCGACTTCCCGATCCTGTACGGATCGGCCAAGCAGGGCTGGATGGCGGAGAGCCCGGAGGGTCCGAAGGACCTCGGCATGCAGCCGCTGTTCGACCTGATCGTACGCCACGTCGAGCCGCCGAAGGTCGAGGAAGGTCCGTTCCGGATGATCGGCACCATCCTCGAGGCCAACCCCTATCTCGGCCGCATCATCACCGGCCGCATCTCCTCGGGCTCGATCAAGCCGAACCAGCAGGTCAAGGTGCTGTCCGCCGACGGCAAGCTGATCGAGAGCGGCCGCCTGACCAAGATCCTCGCCTTCCGCGGCCTTGAGCGCACGCCGCTCGAGGAGGCCGAGGCCGGCGACATCGTCGCGATCGCGGGCCTCACCAAGGGCACCGTCGCCGACACCTTCTGCGATCCCACCGTCGAGACGCCGCTGCCGGCGCAGCCGATCGATCCGCCGACGGTTTCGATGTCGTTCATCGTCAACAACTCGCCGCTCGCCGGTACCGAAGGCGACAAGGTGACCTCGCGGATGATCCGCGACCGCCTGATGCGCGAGGCCGAGGGCAACGTCGCGCTGCGCGTCGTCGAGGCCGCCGACAAGGATTCCATGGAAGTCTCCGGACGCGGCGAATTGCAGCTCGCGATCCTGATCGAGACCATGCGCCGCGAGGGCTTTGAGCTCTCGGTGTCGCGCCCGCGCGTCGTGCTGCAGAAGGACGAGGCGACCGGCGCCTGGCAGGAGCCGATCGAGGAAGTCGTGATCGACGTCGACGAGGAGCATTCCGGCGTCGTCGTGCAGAAGATGAGCGAGCGCAAGGCCGAGATGATCGAGATGCGCCCCTCCGGCGGCAACCGCCTGCGGCTGGTGTTCTACGCGCCGACCCGCGGCCTGATCGGCTACCAGGGCGAACTGCTCACCGACACGCGCGGCACCGCGATCATGAACCGCATCTTCCACGGCTATGCCGCCTACAAGGGCGAGATCCAGGGCCGCCGCAACGGCGTGCTGATCTCCAACGACCAGGGCGAAGCGGTGGCCTATGCGATGTTCAAGCTGGAGGACCGCGGCCCGATGATGATCGAGCCGGGCTGGAAGGTCTACAAGGGCATGATCGTCGGCGAGCACACCCGCGACAACGACCTCGAGATCAACGTGCTGAAGGGCAAGCAGCTCACCAACATCCGCACCACCTCGAAGGACGAGGCGGTGCGCCTGACGCCGCCGATCCGGATGACCCTGGAAAAGGCGCTCGCCTATATCGAAGACGACGAGCTCGTCGAGGTGACGCCGAAGTCGATCCGGCTGCGCAAAAAGCACCTCGACCCGAACGACCGCAAGCGCGCCGAAAAGGCCAAGGAAGCTGTAGCTTAAAGCGGTAGCTTAAGCGGTGGCGTAAGCCCCACTGTCGTGCCCCGGCTCGACCGGGGCACCCGGTACGCCGCGGCTCATCGGCTCAATCACTGCTGTCTCTGGAATACTGGATCACCCGCATGCGCGGGTGATGACAGTTATGCGCGGGGTGACTTTAGGCGTCTTTCCAGACGTGCTAGAGCCGGGACATGACTTCCCTTCCCTCCACGATCGATGTTGCCATCATCGGCGCCGGCGCCGCCGGCCTCGGTGCCGCGAATGCGCTGAAGGACTCCGGCCTCTCCACGATCGTCCTGGAAGCCCGCGACCGCCTCGGCGGCCGCGCGCATACGATTCAGGCTGCGCCCGACGTGGTGTTTGACGTCGGCTGCGGCTGGCTGCACTCGGCCGACCGGAACAGCTTTGTCGGCATCGCCCGGCAACTCAACTTCGAACTCAACAAGGACCTGCCGCCGTGGCGCGAGCGCGCCTACGGCGAGGCGTTCCCGCAGGCCGCTCGCGACGACTTCACGCACGCACTCGACCAATTCTACGACCGCATCGAGCAGGCGGCACAGCAGGGCAAGGACCGCCCGGCCAGCCTGTATCTCGAGCCCGGCAACCGCTGGAACCCGATGATCGATGCGATCTCGACCTATGTGAACGGCTGCGAGCTCGACCAGGTCTCGATCCTCGATGTCGATGCCTATGAGGACACCGACATCAATTGGCGGGTGCGGCGCGGCTATGGCGTACTGGTCGCGGCCTATGGCGCGCAGGTGCCGGTCGCACTGAACTGCGAGGTCAGGCTGATCGATCACTCCGGCAAGCGCATCCGCATCGAGACCTCGCGCGGCGTGCTTGAGGCGGACAAGGTGATCGTCACCGTGCCGACCAACCTGATCGCTGACGAGGCGATCCGCTTTTCGCCGGCGCTGCCGGACAAGCTCGACGCCGCGCGCGGCCTGCCGCTCGGCCTCGCCGACAAGGTGACGCTGGCGCTGGCCGAGCCCGAGGCCTTGCCTAAGGAAGGCAATCTGCGCGGCGCCACCATGCGCACCGAGATGGGCACCTATCATATCCGCCCGTTCGGCCAGCCCTGCATCGAAGGTTTCTTCGGCGGCCGATTTGCGCGACAGCTCGAAAATGCCGGCGACGGCGCCATCGCCGCGCACAGCATCGACGAGATCGTCTCCTTCCTCGGCAATGATTTCCGCCGCAAGCTGCAGCCGCTCAGCGAATCCCGCTGGGCCCACGACCCGTTCGCCCGCGGCTCCTACTCGCACGCACTGCCCGGCCACGCAGACAAGCGCGCCGTGCTGGCCGCGCCGGTCGACGGCCGGCTGTTCTTCGCCGGCGAAGCGACGTCGCCGGAGTTTTTCTCGACCGCGCATGGCGCGCGGGACTCGGGGGAGCGGGCGGCGAAGGAAGTGGTGGCGGCGACCAACCGACCGGAATAGTTGCCCGGAAGTGAGGCCGCCTCACTTTTTGAAAACAACGTCTCTATGAAATTTCAGATAGTGCGAGTTTGGATAAAGGGTCTGATCCTTCGGAAGATTGATCAATCCACTTTGATTGAGAAGCCTAACGGCATCTTCGGGAACGTGATTCTTGGAAACTAGTATTTTGTAATCGTCGCCGATCGAGATCAGCCCTCGATCAAACATCCAGTGCACTGTTCCGGACAACGCCAGCCCGTTTCGAACTGAGTCGGGTCCATTTGACGCCACTGGCTGAATGTGTGCGGCCTGCACTTCGGGGCGGCCCCCGCCATTGATCAACCGCAAACCTGTAATGGCACATCTATTAGAATAGGCCGCTCGTACGCTGTGCATAAATGATTTTTCTCGAAACGGCCGGGAAACAACCATTTCGACAACTGGTCGCTCGAACGATGTTGGCGGTTCGGAATATCCGGGTGGCGACGGCGCCTCCGGCGAATGCACCTCGCCAAGAATTGGCGCAAAGCCAGCTCGCAAGATCCGGTCGAATTCATTATCAGGGATGAGCCGTACAGCTCGACCAAACGCACCCTTATTGGTGCTGCCGTCATCCTTCTCGAGTGCACTCTCGTAGTATTCGCCCTGCTCCTGAAACGGGACGACCGTGTCGAAATCCAGATACGTCGCGCTATCGATAATTGCAAAGTAATGATCTGGTAATTCGACGTCCTCAATCACCGAACTAACGCGAGCGACACCGAAATAGGATTGACGACCTCCCCTACTTGAAAGGTCAGAGCTCGATCTTCGTGGTTCATAGTAGACGATGTAGTCGCCGATCGTTTGCTGGACATAATTAAGATATGTGCGCGGAAAGTGATACCTTTCTTCGGGCAGGTCCTTGTAGCTCGGTGTAACCTTTGAAGTAAAAACTGCCTTGGTCATAAACGAAACCTTCGCGCACAACTATCTCAGCGCCATTCAATCTAAAGTGGCTCTGACTATTTGGATAGCCTCCGACCTCGGCCTCTACTCCAGCACCCGCGCCCGCATATCCGCATCCGGAACGAAACACGTCTCGTACTTGCCGAAGATGCGATAGCGATTGCGGGCGATCAGGCTGTAAACGGCGTCGCGCAGCGGCTTGGGCACGGCGAACAGTGTGCGGGTCCAGCCCCAGCCGGGCAGATGGCTCAGCACCGTCAGCGCCGCATCGGATTTCATGTAGGCGACGCCGCCATGGACGACGGCGTTGGTGTCGGGGTCGTCAGGATCGATGCCGAAGCTCTTCGCCAGCCGCGTGCCGTAGCCGGACTGGATCGGCGTGAAGCGGAAGCGGCGCGCCGTGTCGCGGGCGATGACAAAGCGGACCCAGCGCGAACAGAAGATGCAGACGCCGTCATAGAGGATCACGTCGTCGTCGGGCCAAGTGCTGATCTCGATTTCTTTCGACGCGTTTTCTTCACGCGAACCGGTTCCCACTTCGCTCGAAAACGCTACCGGTTCTCCAGCATCAGCAGCGCGACCAGCATCAGCATGATCGCAGGTCCCGTCTTCACCAGCGCACCGAGCGGCTCGATCCAGAGATCCGGCGTCAGAATCGCCGATCCCACCATGTAGCCGAGCGAGGCGATGATGCCTGCGATCAGGCCGAGCGCCGCGGTGCGGCGGATCGCGATCAGCACCCCGATGCTCATGTCCATCAGGCTGGTCAACACCGTCACCGGCCCGACCGAGGCGGGCGGGAAATCGTGCGCACGCAAGATGCCTGCCGCGGCGTCATAGGAAATCACCAGCGCGATGAAGCCGGATGCGACCCAGAACAGCACGAGGCTTGCGAAGATCAGCGCCTTGATCAGGAACAGCCGCGCGAACCATTTGTCCTGAATGGTCGCGGGGCGCCCGCCGACTGCCTGCGCGATTGTCTTCGGCACGATGCCGGTCGCTTGCATCCAGCCTGCGGGATCGCCGGTGACGCCGCGGCGCAGCTCGGCGATCGCGGTGGAGCGCAGCGGCGGCATCCAACCGAGGCGGCTTGCGAGATCGCCGAGGCGGGCGCCGAGATCGATCAGGAACGGCGGCGTCGCGATGCGGACGTGCTTTGCCGTGCCGAACGACCGGCGGAACTGGGCGATGACGCCGCCGAGCGAAATCGGCTGCTTCTGCATCAGGTCCCATGTCACCGATCGCACCGCTTCGTCGGCGACATCGCGCGCCGCGAGCCAGGCGATGGTGGCGGCGATATCCTCGACTGCGACCGGCTGGAACGGCGTCGCGGCCTCCTCGGCCGGCAGATCGACCGGCAGCGCCGCCAGCGCGCGCAGCATGGCGCTGCCGCCATAGGCCGAAGGCGCGATGACGAAGCCCGGGCGCAGGATCGCATGGGGAATCCCGGACGCCGCGATCAGCCGTTCGGCCTCGCGCTTGGTGGTGCTGAAGGCGGTGCGGTCCGCATCGGCCGTGCCGGGAATCGAGATATGGACGAGACGGATGGCACGGTGGCTGTCACCGATCGCCCGCAACAGCCGCGCGACGAGGTCGCGATGCACCGCGCTTGTGTCGCTGCCCGGACCATCCTGCAGCACGCCGAGGCAGTTCACGACGATGTCGACCTCATGGGTGCGAAGCAGCTGCGTCAGCGCCGCGGCATCCATCGCCATCACCGGCAGCTCGATGTCGGCCGCGCTCATTTTCTGCGCCGGCGTAAAGTGCCGCGCGATGCCGATCACGTGAAAGCCGCGCGCCCTCAGATCGTCGGTGATGGTGCGCCCGATCAGGCCCGACGCGCCGAGCACGAGAATGTTGTGTGATGCGTCGTCACTCATGGAAGTCTCGAGCATGATCCTGTTCGGAGAACCGCTGCACACTTTTCCGGGATCATGCGCTAAAACGGTTTCGCGATCATCAGCCAGAGGATGATCATCACGGAGCCGAAGCCGGGAATACCGAACAGGAACCAGCGGCGAAACAGCGCAAAATAACGCGGCGGCAGCGGAAGGCCTTTTTCGACGGCCGCCTGCGCGAGGTTGCGCATCTCGATCTGCATGAAGACGACGGGAACCCAGAACACGCCGGCCAGCGCGTAGAGCGCAAGCGAAACCGCG from Bradyrhizobium elkanii USDA 76 harbors:
- a CDS encoding SDR family oxidoreductase; amino-acid sequence: MSDDASHNILVLGASGLIGRTITDDLRARGFHVIGIARHFTPAQKMSAADIELPVMAMDAAALTQLLRTHEVDIVVNCLGVLQDGPGSDTSAVHRDLVARLLRAIGDSHRAIRLVHISIPGTADADRTAFSTTKREAERLIAASGIPHAILRPGFVIAPSAYGGSAMLRALAALPVDLPAEEAATPFQPVAVEDIAATIAWLAARDVADEAVRSVTWDLMQKQPISLGGVIAQFRRSFGTAKHVRIATPPFLIDLGARLGDLASRLGWMPPLRSTAIAELRRGVTGDPAGWMQATGIVPKTIAQAVGGRPATIQDKWFARLFLIKALIFASLVLFWVASGFIALVISYDAAAGILRAHDFPPASVGPVTVLTSLMDMSIGVLIAIRRTAALGLIAGIIASLGYMVGSAILTPDLWIEPLGALVKTGPAIMLMLVALLMLENR
- a CDS encoding radical SAM protein, which codes for MNAPLRKARPYIFWGQTQSLCETCLALVPTKIQISGNEVWYEKRCKQHGVQSTLVSTDAAYWRLCKDFIKPGDRPLAFQRHTEFGCPYDCGLCPDHEQHSCLALIEITEHCNLTCPVCFADSSPARTSFTPLAKIEKMLDALVASEGEPDLVQISGGEPTLHPDFFAILDAVRARPIRHVMINTNGLRIAREPDFVAKLAENRRGLEVYLQFDSLQREALVNLRGADLRKIRQQALENLERHGVSTTLVATIKRGANDGEIGDIVRHALTWKCVRGVTLQPVQDAGRNEHFDKDTDRIMLSEIRRRVIETGVFGADDMIPLPCNPESISIGYGLRNGDKVLPLTSLIPQEQLIAVMPNTISPEKYPVLREKFVDLFSLSSGPLNTSERVCELLCCLPSFEVPEGLTYENVFRVTIVQFLDRFNFCVGNVKRSCIHFVTESGAIIPFDTYNLFYRDGKIDGIRAAMAGQTYREARQSEEVRR
- a CDS encoding HNH endonuclease, whose amino-acid sequence is MTKAVFTSKVTPSYKDLPEERYHFPRTYLNYVQQTIGDYIVYYEPRRSSSDLSSRGGRQSYFGVARVSSVIEDVELPDHYFAIIDSATYLDFDTVVPFQEQGEYYESALEKDDGSTNKGAFGRAVRLIPDNEFDRILRAGFAPILGEVHSPEAPSPPGYSEPPTSFERPVVEMVVSRPFREKSFMHSVRAAYSNRCAITGLRLINGGGRPEVQAAHIQPVASNGPDSVRNGLALSGTVHWMFDRGLISIGDDYKILVSKNHVPEDAVRLLNQSGLINLPKDQTLYPNSHYLKFHRDVVFKK
- the typA gene encoding translational GTPase TypA; translation: MNLRNVAIIAHVDHGKTTLVDRLLQQSGTFRENQKVTERAMDSNDLERERGITILAKAASVQWKDIRVNIVDTPGHADFGGEVERILNMVDGALVLVDAAEGPLPQTKFVVSKALKIGLKPIVVINKVDRPDARPTEVINEVFDLFAALDASEEQLDFPILYGSAKQGWMAESPEGPKDLGMQPLFDLIVRHVEPPKVEEGPFRMIGTILEANPYLGRIITGRISSGSIKPNQQVKVLSADGKLIESGRLTKILAFRGLERTPLEEAEAGDIVAIAGLTKGTVADTFCDPTVETPLPAQPIDPPTVSMSFIVNNSPLAGTEGDKVTSRMIRDRLMREAEGNVALRVVEAADKDSMEVSGRGELQLAILIETMRREGFELSVSRPRVVLQKDEATGAWQEPIEEVVIDVDEEHSGVVVQKMSERKAEMIEMRPSGGNRLRLVFYAPTRGLIGYQGELLTDTRGTAIMNRIFHGYAAYKGEIQGRRNGVLISNDQGEAVAYAMFKLEDRGPMMIEPGWKVYKGMIVGEHTRDNDLEINVLKGKQLTNIRTTSKDEAVRLTPPIRMTLEKALAYIEDDELVEVTPKSIRLRKKHLDPNDRKRAEKAKEAVA
- a CDS encoding thiol-disulfide oxidoreductase DCC family protein translates to MSTWPDDDVILYDGVCIFCSRWVRFVIARDTARRFRFTPIQSGYGTRLAKSFGIDPDDPDTNAVVHGGVAYMKSDAALTVLSHLPGWGWTRTLFAVPKPLRDAVYSLIARNRYRIFGKYETCFVPDADMRARVLE
- a CDS encoding flavin monoamine oxidase family protein, whose translation is MTSLPSTIDVAIIGAGAAGLGAANALKDSGLSTIVLEARDRLGGRAHTIQAAPDVVFDVGCGWLHSADRNSFVGIARQLNFELNKDLPPWRERAYGEAFPQAARDDFTHALDQFYDRIEQAAQQGKDRPASLYLEPGNRWNPMIDAISTYVNGCELDQVSILDVDAYEDTDINWRVRRGYGVLVAAYGAQVPVALNCEVRLIDHSGKRIRIETSRGVLEADKVIVTVPTNLIADEAIRFSPALPDKLDAARGLPLGLADKVTLALAEPEALPKEGNLRGATMRTEMGTYHIRPFGQPCIEGFFGGRFARQLENAGDGAIAAHSIDEIVSFLGNDFRRKLQPLSESRWAHDPFARGSYSHALPGHADKRAVLAAPVDGRLFFAGEATSPEFFSTAHGARDSGERAAKEVVAATNRPE